A window of the Dictyostelium discoideum AX4 chromosome 4 chromosome, whole genome shotgun sequence genome harbors these coding sequences:
- the ppan gene encoding brix domain-containing protein yields the protein MAPPNKSSNRNKSNNNNNKNKVKSKKSKRSIDETPEALDLDQAAISKSIVYKRGDCNKGIKKLVKEFRQVMEPYTATKLQETSDNTTKDFVNIAAHYGVSHLVGFSSTDIGSYMAMARLPKGPTTTFKIQEYSFQRDVAKAKIRPTSFEKSYLNSPLVVLNGFTRGTPHLEMVQNMVQSLFPSINVYTLKLSTCKRVVLFNYNKETDNVEFRHYAIKVSNVGVNRSIKRIIQSKIPDISNLGDISDYVMNGLGATESDYEDANDGQVELSSKMINSKAKNIKLERKGLDINTTQKRAIKLEEIGPRMNLSLLKVEDDLYKGEVLYHQYIKKSDIEKEEAKLRRDEAKIEKERRRKDQEANVDKKIKEKERKRKYLDQGNEDKHSDDDDEEWYRKEVGENPDETFKNNRKSRSTGGGRPNKKFKSKK from the exons atggcaccaccaaataaatcatcaaatagaaataaaagtaataataataataataaaaataaagttaaaagtaaaaaaagtaaaagatCAATAGATGAAACACCAGAAGCATTAGATTTAGATCAAGCAGCAATTAGTAAATCAATTGTATATAAAAGAGGTGATTGTAATAAAGGTATAAAGAAATTAGTTAAAGAGTTTAGACAGGTAATGGAGCCATATACAGCAACTAAACTCCAAGAGACATCAGACAATACCACCAAAGATTTTGTAAACATTGCAGCACATTACGGTGTTTCACATTTGGTTGGTTTCAGTTCAACCGATATCGGTAGTTATATGGCAATGGCAAGATTACCAAAAGGTCCAACTACAACCTTCAAAATCCAAGAATACTCTTTCCAAAGAGATGTCGCAAAGGCTAAAATTCGTCCAACTAGTTTTGAAAAATCTTATCTCAATTCACCTTTAGTAGTTTTAAATGGTTTCACTAGAGGTACACCACATTTAGAAATGGTTCAAAATATGGTTCAAAGTTTATTCCCATCAATTAATGTTTATAct tTGAAATTATCAACATGCAAAAGAGTTgttttattcaattataataaagaaaCTGATAATGTTGAATTTAGACATTATGCTATCAA agtTTCAAATGTTGGAGTTAATCGTagtattaaaagaattattcaATCAAAGATACcagatatttcaaatttaggAGATATTAGTGATTATGTTATGAATGGATTGGGTGCAACAGAGAGTGATTATGAAGATGCAAATGATGGTCAAGTTGAGTTGAGTTCAAAGATGATCAATTCAAAAGCAAAGAATATAAAATTGGAACGTAAGGGATTGGATATTAATACCACTCAAAAGAGAGCAATCAAACTGGAAGAAATCGGACCACGTATGAATCTTTCTTTGTTAAAGGTTGAAGATGATCTTTACAAGGGTGAAGTACTCTACCATCAATACATTAAAAAGAGTGATATCGAGAAAGAAGAAGCTAAACTTCGTAGAGATGAAGCTAAAATCGAAAAAGAACGTAGAAGAAAAGATCAAGAAGCAAATGTCgataagaaaataaaagaaaaagaaagaaaaagaaaatatttagaTCAAGGTAATGAAGATAAACattctgatgatgatgatgaagaatgGTATAGAAAAGAAGTTGGTGAAAATCCTGATGAaa catttaaaaataatagaaaatctAGATCTACAGGTGGAGGACGTCCaaacaaaaaattcaaatcaaagaaataa
- the isy1 gene encoding ISY1-like protein, producing MARNEEKAKSMLNRYLQLKGTESKQEERRPYLSNECDSLVDAEKWRRQILKEITRGITEIQNSALDEYKIRDLNDHINKLVREKGHWERRILQLGGPNHRALAPKLFDADGKEPLGTGTYRYYGEAKNLPGVAELFEKPEQTLHGTEKKTRQDLYKYIDSDYYGYRDDEDGKLEEIEREYEKYAIEQNVENWKKQQRDKFQINTNRFNNNNIKNSIAINKNTENKDEINIDDDEENDDNNNNNNNNNTENTENIENIQEEEEKEDIKFKSYVSLPSTSQIETILLEKRKEELRKRYTQN from the exons atggcaCGTAATGAAGAGAAAGCAAAATCTATGTTAAATAGATACCTTCAATTAAAGGGAACAGAATCAAAACAAGAAGAAAGAAGACCTTACCTATCAAATGAATGCGATTCATTGGTAGATGCAGAGAAATGGAGAcgtcaaattttaaaagaaattacaaGAGGAATCACTGAAATCCAAAATT cTGCACTTgatgaatataaaattagagatttaaatgatcatataaataaattagttaGAGAGAAAGGACATTGGGAAAGAAGAATATTACAATTGGGTGGACCAAATCATAGAGCATTAGcaccaaaattatttgatgcaGATGGTAAAGAACCATTGGGAACAGGTACATATAGATACTATGGTGAAGCAAAGAATTTACCAGGTGTTgctgaattatttgaaaaaccaGAACAAACATTACACGgtacagaaaaaaaaacaagacaagatctatataaatatattgacTCTGATTACTATGGTTATAgggatgatgaagatggtaAATTGGAAGAAATTGAAAGAGAATATGAAAAATATGCAATTGAACAAAATGTtgaaaattggaaaaaacaacaaagagataaatttcaaattaatactaatagatttaacaataataatattaaaaatagcattgctattaataaaaatacagaaaataaagatgaaattaatatagatgatgatgaagaaaatgatgataataataataataataataataataatacagaaAATACAGAAAATATAGAAAATAttcaagaagaagaagaaaaagaagatattaaatttaaatcatatgTATCATTACCATCAACATCACAAATTGAAACTATActtttagaaaaaagaaaagaagaaTTAAGAAAACGATACACccaaaattaa
- the pex12 gene encoding RING zinc finger-containing protein: MFMFNFDNGHDPNRPSFFEMLNQHQMMPSFKPALKYIFTVLSQRNPKFRYIVNYYDECFYSLLLLLEYHYLKYYEGSFSENFYNLKRIKPRNNNANGDGDTLFSLLKRLVVTPSNAGQGPETYTKSQILKKSFAMIRRNRAAASSSQQAKDDLNTMIQDSDRKESLIYLVLIPYFKGKLDEYYKKESDPLAELGLVSSDNNNNNNDNINDQIQQLEEQIQQQQTIVNGNNNSNNNNKKLKIKFLILIRFLKGSKTLKKLKTIFLKVYPFISAIYEALFFIYQLLYLYEYTNYYTPFFHFQNIQLKRLNHKDIESHRVVISNRRRDRINFVRDWPGSSFFVRLVSILDSILDYSKYILPLSVFIFKSLEWWYSENRISAPTLPIPTPPTPSKRAPGGLEIPRDKRLCPLCLKERTNPTICGSGFVFCYPCIFGYVNEHSKCPITFLPTNTEQLRKIYETV, from the exons atgtttatgtTCAACTTTGATAATGGTCACGATCCAAATAGGCcatcattttttgaaatgttAAATCAACATCAAATGATGCCTTCTTTCAAACCTGCATTAAAGTATATATTCACTGTACTTTCTCAAAGAAATCCTAAATTTAGATATATTGTTAATTATTATGATGAATgtttttattcattattattattactagaatatcattatttaaaatattatg aggGATCATTTTCAGagaatttttataatttaaaaagaattaaaccaagaaataataatgcaaatggtgatggtgatacattattttcattattgaaAAGATTAGTAGTAACACCATCAAATGCAGGACAAGGACCAGAAACATATACAAAAagtcaaattttaaagaaatcatttgCAATGATACGTAGAAATAGAGCAGcagcatcatcatcacaacaaGCTAAAGATGATTTAAATACAATGATTCAAGATAGCGATAGAAAAGAatcattaatatatttaGTACTCATACCTTATTTTAAAGGTAAATTAgatgaatattataaaaaagaatctGATCCATTAGCAGAACTTGGTTTAGTGTCATCagataacaataataataataatgataatattaatgaccaaattcaacaacttgAAGAAcagattcaacaacaacaaacaattgtcaatggaaataataatagtaacaataacaataagaaattaaagattaaatttttaattttaatcagatttttaaaaggttcaaaaacattaaaaaaattaaaaacaatattcTTAAAAGTTTATCCATTCATAAGTGCAATCTATGAAGCacttttctttatttatcaattattatatCTCTATGAATATACAAATTATTATACACCattctttcattttcaaaatatacaattaaaaagattaaatcaTAAAGATATt gAATCACATAGAGTTGTAATATCAAATAGAAGAAGGGAtagaattaattttgttaGGGATTGGCCAGGTTCAAGTTTCTTTGTTAGATTAGTTTCAATTTTAGATTCGATTTTAGattattcaaaatatattttaccattatcagttttcatatttaaatcattagaaTGGTGGTATAGTGAAAATAGAATATCTGCTCCAACTTTACCAATTCCAACACCTCCAACTCCTTCAaag agaGCACCAGGTGGATTAGAAATTCCAAGAGATAAGAGATTATGTCCATTATGTCTTAAAGAAAGAACAAATCCAACAATTTGTGGTAGTGGTTTTGTATTTTGTTATCCTTGTATATTTGGATATGTAAATGAACATAGTAAATGTCCAATTACTTTCCTACCAACAAATACTGAACAATTAAGAAAAATTTATGAAActgtttaa
- a CDS encoding dephospho-CoA kinase — translation MSKLIKIGLTGGIASGKSTILGYLKEMNIKCIDADKFGHMVYQKGRPSYNKIIQEFGQDIINQNDQSIDRSKLGPIVFSDPLKMKQLTNIVWPEMKELILNEFKEIETTCPNDKIVVLEAAVLIEAGFNEMVDLIWVTQVPREVAIERLKTRNNLSEVDACKRIDSQLTNEEREKYANLVFKTNDDYEITKNKVQNEINNLLNNYNK, via the coding sequence atgtcaaaattaataaaaattggaTTAACAGGTGGTATTGCATCTGGTAAATCAACAATATTAGgatatttaaaagaaatgaatATAAAATGTATTGATGCAGATAAATTTGGACATATGGTTTATCAAAAAGGTAGGCCATcctataataaaataattcaagAATTTGGTCAAGATATTATCAATCAAAATgatcaatcaattgatagaTCTAAATTAGGACCAATAGTATTTTCAGATccattaaaaatgaaacaattaaCAAATATAGTTTGGCCAGAAATGAAAGAACTAATATTGAATGAATTTAAAGAGATTGAAACAACATGtccaaatgataaaataGTTGTATTAGAAGCTGCTGTTTTAATTGAAGCTGGTTTCAATGAAATGGTAGATCTTATTTGGGTAACCCAAGTTCCAAGAGAAGTTGCAATAGAAAGATTAAAAACTAGGAATAATCTATCAGAAGTTGATGCTTGCAAAAGAATTGATTCTCAATTAACAAATGAAGAAAGAGAAAAGTATGcaaatttagtttttaaaacaaatgatgattatgaaattacaaaaaataaagttcaaaatgaaattaataatttattaaataattataataaataa
- the uch2 gene encoding peptidase C12 family protein: MSENEGWCTIESDPGVFTELITKIGVKDIQVEELYTLDSSEYDRLKPVLGLIFLFKWEKEEENRTISDNENIFFANQVIQNACATQAILSVLLNSEGIELGEELSNFKSFVGDFPPMMKGEAIGNSELIKETHNSFTVQDPFIFSKKKNRKPSDAFHFISFIPFQGKVYELDGLKKGPYCLGDCTPDNWLEIATPFIQKRMEKYSQGEIRFNLMAVIKNRQTTLQEKILTLEKKKNDLEIKLSELNSGSGGDNKEESGGATPTTKEDLNFMINVVNNDIEEANNEILMEQEKFRNWKDENIRRKHNFTPLILNLIKGLAEKDNLQPLIQKAKDQISQKQQQHK; the protein is encoded by the exons atgtcaGAGAATGAAGGATGGTGTACAATTGAAAGTGACCCAGGTGTATTCACAGaattaattacaaaaattGGTGTGAAAGATATTCAAGTTGAAGAATTATATACATTAGACTCATCAGAATATGATAGATtaaa aCCAGTATTAggattaatatttttatttaaatgggaaaaagaagaagagaaTAGAACAATTtctgataatgaaaatatattctTTGCAAATCAAGTCATTCAAAATGCATGTGCAACTCAAGCTATCCTTtcagttttattaaattctgaAGGTATTGAATTGGGTgaagaattatcaaattttaaatcatttgttGGTGATTTTCCACCAATG atGAAAGGTGAAGCAATTGGTAATagtgaattaattaaagaaactcATAATAGTTTTACAGTTCAAGACccatttatattttcaaagaaaaagaatagaAAACCATCAGATGCATTCCATTTTATAAGTTTTATACCATTCCAAGGTAAAGTTTATGAGTTGgatggtttaaaaaaaggtCCATATTGTTTAGGTGATTGTACCCCTGATAATTGGTTAGAGATTGCCACTCCATTCATTCAAAAAAGAATGGAAAAATATAGTCAAGGTGAAATTAGATTCAATTTAATGGctgtaattaaaaatagacaAACTACATTACAAGAAAAGATTTTAACtttagaaaagaaaaaaaatgatcttgaaattaaattatctgaacttaatagtggtagtggtggtgataataaaGAGGAATCTGGTGGtgcaacaccaacaacaaaagaagatttaaattttatgatAAATGttgtaaataatgatatagaAGAagcaaataatgaaattttaatggAACAAGAGAAATTTAGAAATTGGaaagatgaaaatattaGAAGAAAACATAATTTCACTCCATTAatcttaaatttaattaaaggtTTAGCTGAAAAAGATAATCTCCAaccattaattcaaaaagcAAAAGATCAAATCtctcaaaaacaacaacaacataaataa
- the ppt1 gene encoding palmitoyl-protein thioesterase 1: MKILFFIILIINCYLIQNSNSENIRPVVLWHGLGDSGLDPLTMGKLKELIENQLPGVYVKNIAIGDSIAEDSFNSFFKNVNEQLEIVCKMLKEDTNLTSGFNAVGLSQGGQFLRGYVERCNDPPVYNLISLGGQHQGVSSLPRCTALNSTLCKIADDLVELGVYEKYVQNTLVPGEYWQDPFNYDEYVEKSVFLADINNVRSEKNQTYKDNLLSVNNFILGEFLADTIVVPRESELFGYYQPGQDNIILPMEKTDLYIEDWIGIQQLDNEGRLIKISCPGNHLQFTDQWFNQNVIPYLNNQIN, from the exons atgaaaatattattttttattattttaataataaattgttatttaattcaaaattcaaatagtGAAAATATTAGACCAGTTGTATTATGGCATGGGCTTGGTGATTCAGGTTTAGATCCACTTACAATgggtaaattaaaagaattgatAGAGAATCAATTACCTGGTGTTTATGTTAAAAATATTGCAATTGGTGATAGTATTGCAGAagattcttttaattctttctttaaaaatgttaatgaACAACTTGAAATAGTTTGTAAAATGTTAAAAGAAGATACAAATTTGACATCTGGATTTAATGCTGTTG gtttatcACAAGGTGGTCAATTTCTTAGAGGATATGTTGAACGTTGTAATGATCCACcagtttataatttaatttcattaggTGGTCAACATCAAGGTGTTAGTTCATTACCAAGATGTACTGcattaaattcaacattATGTAAAATAGCTGATGATTTGGTTGAATTAGGTGTTTATGAAAAATATGTTCAGAATACTTTAGTACCTGGTG AATATTGGCAAGATCCATTTAATTATGATGAATATGTTGAAAAATCAGTATTTTTAgcagatattaataatgttcGTTCTGAAAAGAATCAAACATATAAGgataatttattaagtgtaaataattttatattggGTGAATTTTTAGCAGATACAATTGTAGTTCCAAGAGAATCTGAATTATTTGGTTATTATCAACCAGGTCAAGATAATATTATCTTACCAATGGAAAAAACAGATTTATACATTGAAGATTGGATTGGTATTCAACAATTAGATAATGAAGGtagattaattaaaatatcatgCCCTGGTAATCATTTACAATTCACTGATCAATGGTTTAATCAAAATGTAATCCCTTATCtcaataatcaaattaattaa